From the bacterium genome, the window CACTCTGTCACGGAATTTGCAGAGGGGCAAATTCTGCGCCATCGTCCCTGCCCGCGCCAGCGACCGGTCAATTATTTTTTCGAAGGCTTTAATGCGCGCCATCCTTCATTCCCGTCGGTTGAAACCGACGGCGAAGAGGGTTTTTACGAATCTCTGTCATTTTGAGTACAGCGAGGAATCTCGTCCGATACGAAGGAGATTTATTCTCTTTGGGTCGCAATGACAGGGTAATTTTGGAGATTTTTCGTCGATTTGCGCGCTCATGATCGCTTGATTTAAACCTCGCCGTATTCCTCGAGTTTACGGTAAAGGGTTCTTAGGCCTATGCCTAGTATCTCGGCAGCGTGTTTTTTGTCTCCGTCACATTCTTTGAGGGTTTCCAGAATGGCTTGTTTTTCTAGATCGCGGATTGGGATGCCGCCCAGGTTGTTATTAGCGAATGATTTTTTGACATGTATGGTCTCTGGAACATTTGAAAGCATTGGTTCTGGACTGAAGATAGCCATCTGTTCGAGCGCATGTTTAAGCTCGCGGATATTACCCGGCCAATCGTATTCCATGAATATATCCATTGCTTCTTCGGATAATCCGGTAAGCTCGCGTTCCAGTTGAATTGAGAGCTTATTAAGGAAATAGTCTATAAGGCGTGGAATATCCTCTTTCCTTTTGCGAAGAGGTGGTAGGTCGATAGTCACGACGCGAAGGCGATAAAGCAAGTCTTGACGGAATTGGCCCTGCCGAACTACCTCATCTAAATCGCGATTTGTAGAGGAGATTACTCGAAGATTGAGTTGTTTTGTTCCTCTTCCCCCGAGCCTCTCGACTGTCGAGTTTTCGAGAACGCGAAGCAGCTTTGGTTGGAGTTTGAGGGGAACGTCTCCTATTTCGTCGAGCACGATAGTACCACCGGAGGATTGTTCGAATTTACCGGCTCTACTGTCGATTGCTCCGGTAAATGCGCCCTTTTCGTGGCCAAAAAGTTCGCTTTCCATAAGCGATTCCGGTATAGCGGAGCAATTAACCTTTACCAGCGGTCCCTCGGCGCGTTTAGAGACTCTATGTATTGCGTCTGCCACGAGCTCCTTCCCAGTGCCGCTTTCGCCAGTGATTAGGACAGTCGAGTTTATCGGCGCAGCGGCCTTTATCCGCTCGAAGACCTTAGTTATTGCGGGAGATTCCCCGATTATTCCCATAAAACCAACCTCACCTAGAAGCGCACTTTCAAGCTCTTTTTGGCGGCTTAACATGTGCGAAACCTCCAACGCCTTATTGGTAACCGCTTTAAGACGCTTTATATCTACCGGTTTCGTGAGATAATCGTAGGCGCCCTTTTTCATGGCCTCGATAGCCGTATCGACAGTGCCGTGGCCGGTTACAAGTATCACTTCAGCGGAGGAATCCTCACTCCGAGCTATTTCCAAAAGCTCGATTCCGCCGATCTCTCCCGGAAGCATTAAATCTGCAATAAGAAGATCAATATTAAGCTTCTCGAAAAGCTTCTTGGCTTGTTCGCCGGTTTGAGCGGTGTGTATTATTCTATTGTCGGCTTCGAGGACCTCTTTCAATGCTTCAAGTTGTCCAATTTCGTCATCGACTAAAAGAAGGTGATCTTTTTTATTTTTCATCATTATATATCACTTTTGTATTAGCGTGGGAGCGAAACAGTGAAGCTCGTTCCTTCGCCGGCTTTGCTTTCAACACGAACGCTTCCGCCATGGTCCATCGCAACCCTTCGCACGATAGCCAGGCCTACGCCTGTGCCGTTTTCCTTTGTGGTTGTATATGGTTTAAAAATACGTTCGATACGGTTTTTCTCTATACCACATCCCTGATCCAATACAGTTATATGAACTCGTCGCGGAGTTTTACTAATAGTGATAGTGATTTCGTCGCCCTTATCGGAAGCATCACGCGCGTTGAGTATTAGATTCAAGAAAAGTTGGCGTAATTGTTCGGCATCACCACGGATTTCGGGAATTTCCTCTAATAAATCGAGGCGAAGCCTCAGACCAGAGTTTTCAAGTTCGGGCCCGAAGAACTCGACTAATCTAGTAAGCACCTCGACAATGTTAATCTTCACGAGATTGAGCTTTGGTGGTCTTGCGAAACGCA encodes:
- a CDS encoding sigma-54-dependent Fis family transcriptional regulator yields the protein MKNKKDHLLLVDDEIGQLEALKEVLEADNRIIHTAQTGEQAKKLFEKLNIDLLIADLMLPGEIGGIELLEIARSEDSSAEVILVTGHGTVDTAIEAMKKGAYDYLTKPVDIKRLKAVTNKALEVSHMLSRQKELESALLGEVGFMGIIGESPAITKVFERIKAAAPINSTVLITGESGTGKELVADAIHRVSKRAEGPLVKVNCSAIPESLMESELFGHEKGAFTGAIDSRAGKFEQSSGGTIVLDEIGDVPLKLQPKLLRVLENSTVERLGGRGTKQLNLRVISSTNRDLDEVVRQGQFRQDLLYRLRVVTIDLPPLRKRKEDIPRLIDYFLNKLSIQLERELTGLSEEAMDIFMEYDWPGNIRELKHALEQMAIFSPEPMLSNVPETIHVKKSFANNNLGGIPIRDLEKQAILETLKECDGDKKHAAEILGIGLRTLYRKLEEYGEV